The following coding sequences are from one Musa acuminata AAA Group cultivar baxijiao chromosome BXJ1-6, Cavendish_Baxijiao_AAA, whole genome shotgun sequence window:
- the LOC135581548 gene encoding actin-depolymerizing factor 2-like isoform X1 produces the protein MANAASGMAVNDDCKLKFLELKAKRTYRFVIFKIDEKQKEVVVEKVGEPSSSYEDFAASLPTDECRYAIYDFDFVTEENLQKSKIFFIAWSPDSSRVRSKMLYASSKDRFKRQLDGIQVELQATDPTEMGLDVFRSRAN, from the exons ATG GCAAACGCGGCATCTGGAATGGCAGTCAACGACGACTGCAAGCTTAAATTCTTGGAATTGAAGGCGAAAAGAACTTACCGTTTCGTAATATTCAAGATCGACGAGAAGCAGAAGGAGGTCGTTGTGGAGAAGGTCGGCGAGCCCTCCTCGAGCTATGAGGATTTTGCTGCCAGCCTCCCTACCGATGAATGCAGATATGCTATATATGACTTTGATTTTGTGACTGAAGAGAACTTGCAAAAGAGTAAGATCTTTTTTATTGCATG GTCCCCTGACTCCTCAAGAGTGAGAAGCAAGATGCTTTATGCAAGCTCCAAGGACAGATTCAAGAGGCAGTTGGATGGTATCCAGGTCGAACTGCAAGCAACTGATCCTACGGAGATGGGCCTCGATGTCTTTAGAAGCCGTGCAAATTGA
- the LOC103989750 gene encoding uncharacterized protein LOC103989750 isoform X1 gives MANGNQQTKISKRTPSAYISDVKGLLSTGVLDGLSVTYKKDEGKIHGIISFAGYRCGCSSCNYNKVLSALEFEKHAGVTSKNQNDHIFLDNGISIYKLVRNLKNRHIKLGSLDKVIEKEFQIQPNKEHFENWKASFQVNINQKETNKDVDETQLNHLETRTADHSVQGLFGVAVRSGTNSARDVTMKSSSSRPLEEYCHSLVSSVTPSSKYLWSTVEDNAHIGSNFISNFRSLGSTENSGDLTPNVCMKPSFPVPPSNGITHVASSLNENSIYPQLGMVGIINSVLPMKTSPLGLAKEISHTTPRFTVESIFLRPAEYEFGSDPIMTMETSSFQTVIEASAHLASNVASNVCSSNSGLEDQNYPDPVMDELLSLTQPTDVVSEITLNQSSSGPANENDIDPTPTIFTEPGSSVPAVQESAHLFSGLSSSLCKDSDLPEHDACIKQLQSLCILDDQSRLAKRMLTLPDLPYLSNSNGNQLKLNVTAQGGSKQRDCSLHQLIFKENGLPNGSKLAYRVKGEKIKTGYKFRNGLICDCCNVEMSPSQFEVHAGFHKRRQPYRHIYTSDGITLHELSIALFNSRNLTSSCSEMSCTICGTGGELVSCDGCTKSFHTVCLELQSVPDSGWYCSCCMDLRVRSGSAIPSSGAIRSYKLRSRLILKAETDQLLCCTLCKDSSFILNVFDAKTIIFCAQCEREYHIGCLKYHGVCDLKEVPMECNWFCCEDCDVIHASLRKLVNNGENFVPYWLLSMLKRNSSLGEFADDREADIHWQILSGKYVRDDLLFHKIIGLFHEAFDPIVEGGQDLLSAMVHAEDVAGKLLGGVYCTIITVKSVIISAGLFRVFGRNVAELPLVVTHEKYRGKGYFRVLFSLVERVLYHLEVDHLIVPASKEVQSLWKDKLGFVEMAEERLQAHLKDYPLVMFETTTMLEKAVPRSF, from the exons ATGGCTAACGGCAATCAGCAAACAAAAATTTCAAAGCGTACACCTAGCGCCTACATTTCAGATGTCAAAGGTTTGCTTTCTACTGGAGTCCTAGATGGATTATCTGTGACATACAAGAAGGATGAG GGAAAGATTCATGGAATTATAAGCTTTGCTGGGTATCGGTGTGGTTGTTCCTCATGTAATTATAACAAA GTACTTTCTGCTCTTGAGTTTGAGAAGCATGCTGGGGTGACTTCAAAAAACCAAAATGATCACATATTTTTGGACAATGGTATAAGTATATATAAGCTTGTGAGAAATCTGAAGAATAGACATATCAAGCTTGGTTCACTTGATAAAGTGATAGAAAAAGAGTTTCAAATTCAACCCAATAAGGAGCATTTTGAGAATTGGAAAG CATCATTTCAAGTGAATATAAATCAGAAGGAAACAAACAAAGATGTGGATGAGACCCAACTTAATCATCTGGAAACTCGTACTGCAGATCACTCAGTTCAAGG CTTGTTTGGGGTAGCTGTAAGAAGTGGCACGAATTCAGCTCGGGATGTCACTATGAAGTCGAGCTCTTCAAGACCACTGGAAGAATACTGCCATTCACTAGTTTCAAGTGTCACTCCAAGTTCCAAATACTTGTGGTCAACTGTAGAAGACAATGCTCATATAGGTTCAAATTTTATCAGCAATTTTAGATCACTAGGATCTACAGAAAACAGTGGTGATCTAACACCAAATGTTTGCATGAAGCCTAGCTTTCCAGTGCCACCCAGCAATGGAATTACTCATGTAGCTTCAAGTCTTAACGAAAATTCCATCTACCCACAGCTAGGTATGGTAGGCATCATTAATTCGGTTCTTCCTATGAAGACTAGTCCCTTAGGGCTTGCTAAAGAAATTTCTCATACAACCCCAAGATTCACTGTGGAATCTATTTTTTTAAGGCCAGCTGAATATGAGTTTGGATCAGATCCTATTATGACCATGGAAACTAGTTCCTTTCAGACAGTTATAGAAGCAAGTGCACATCTGGCATCAAATGTTGCTTCAAATGTTTGCTCCTCAAATTCAGGTTTAGAAGATCAAAATTATCCAGATCCAGTCATGGATGAGCTGCTCTCATTAACGCAACCTACTGATGTAGTTTCAGAGATCACTTTGAATCAAAGCTCATCAGGTCCAGCAAATGAAAATGATATTGATCCAACTCCAACTATCTTTACAGAACCTGGCTCATCAGTGCCTGCTGTTCAAGAAAGCGCTCATCTTTTCTCAGGTTTATCTTCAAGTCTTTGCAAAGATTCAGATCTCCCAGAACATGATGCATGTATTAAACAGTTACAGAGCTTATGCATCTTGGATGATCAATCACGGTTGGCAAAAAG GATGTTGACATTGCCAGATTTACCTTATTTGTCAAATTCCAATGGCAACCAGCTGAAACTTAATGTTACAGCTCAAGGTGGTTCAAAGCAAAG ggATTGCAGTTTGCACCAATTGATTTTCAAGGAAAATGGTCTTCCAAATGGATCTAAATTGGCTTACCGTGTAAAGGGAGAG AAAATAAAAACAGGTTATAAATTTCGAAATGGTTTAATATGTGATTGCTGCAATGTAGAG ATGAGCCCTTCACAGTTTGAAGTTCATGCTGGATTCCATAAAAGGCGCCAACC CTACCGCCATATATATACTTCTGACGGGATAACACTGCATGAATTATCGATTGCTCTGTTTAATAGTCGGAACTTGACTTCGAGCTGCAGTGAGATGTCATGCACAATTTGTGGAACTGGTGGAGAACTGGTCAGCTGTGATGGTTGCACTAAGTCCTTTCACACAG TTTGCTTGGAACTACAGAGTGTTCCTGACAGTGGATGGTACTGTTCCTGTTGCATGGATCTCAGAGTTAGATCTGGTTCTGCAATTCCATCTTCAGGTGCTATCAGATCATATAAGCTTCGGTCAAGACTTATACTTAAGGCTGAAACAGATCAACTTCTTTGTTGCACCCTCTGCAA GGATAGCTCCTTCATTCTCAATGTTTTTGATGCAAAAACAATTATATTCTGTGCGCAA TGTGAAAGAGAATACCATATCGGTTGCTTAAAGTATCATGGAGTTTGTGATCTAAAG GAAGTCCCAATGGAGTGCAATTGGTTTTGCTGCGAAGATTGTGATGTAATCCATGCTTCTTTGCGAAAATTAGTCAATAATGGAGAAAATTTTGTGCCTTACTGGCTATTGAGTATGCTCAAGAGAAACAGTTCACTTGGAGAATTTGCTGATGACAGAGAAGCTGATATCCATTGGCAGATTTTAAGTGGAAAATATGTGAGAGATGATTTGCTGTTTCATAAGATCATTGGACTTTTTCAT GAAGCATTTGATCCTATAGTTGAAGGAGGCCAGGACTTACTATCTGCTATGGTTCACGC TGAAGATGTGGCAGGCAAACTGCTCGGAGGAGTATATTGTACAATCATAACTGTAAA GTCAGTCATCATATCAGCTGGTCTTTTTAGGGTATTCGGTCGGAATGTTGCAGAACTTCCATTGGTAGTCACCCATGAAAAATACCGAGGAAAG GGATACTTTCGAGTTCTATTTTCCCTAGTTGAGCGAGTACTGTATCATTTGGAAGTCGATCACCTGATAGTTCCTGCCAGCAAGGAAGTCCAGTCTCTATGGAAGGACAAGCTTGGGTTCGTAGAAATGGCAGAGGAAAGG TTGCAGGCGCATCTAAAGGATTATCCACTGGTGATGTTCGAAACGACAACCATGCTGGAGAAGGCAGTTCCTCGTTCCTTTTGA
- the LOC135581548 gene encoding actin-depolymerizing factor 2-like isoform X2, producing MAVNDDCKLKFLELKAKRTYRFVIFKIDEKQKEVVVEKVGEPSSSYEDFAASLPTDECRYAIYDFDFVTEENLQKSKIFFIAWSPDSSRVRSKMLYASSKDRFKRQLDGIQVELQATDPTEMGLDVFRSRAN from the exons ATGGCAGTCAACGACGACTGCAAGCTTAAATTCTTGGAATTGAAGGCGAAAAGAACTTACCGTTTCGTAATATTCAAGATCGACGAGAAGCAGAAGGAGGTCGTTGTGGAGAAGGTCGGCGAGCCCTCCTCGAGCTATGAGGATTTTGCTGCCAGCCTCCCTACCGATGAATGCAGATATGCTATATATGACTTTGATTTTGTGACTGAAGAGAACTTGCAAAAGAGTAAGATCTTTTTTATTGCATG GTCCCCTGACTCCTCAAGAGTGAGAAGCAAGATGCTTTATGCAAGCTCCAAGGACAGATTCAAGAGGCAGTTGGATGGTATCCAGGTCGAACTGCAAGCAACTGATCCTACGGAGATGGGCCTCGATGTCTTTAGAAGCCGTGCAAATTGA
- the LOC103989750 gene encoding uncharacterized protein LOC103989750 isoform X2 — MANGNQQTKISKRTPSAYISDVKGLLSTGVLDGLSVTYKKDEGKIHGIISFAGYRCGCSSCNYNKVLSALEFEKHAGVTSKNQNDHIFLDNGISIYKLVRNLKNRHIKLGSLDKVIEKEFQIQPNKEHFENWKASFQVNINQKETNKDVDETQLNHLETRTADHSVQGLFGVAVRSGTNSARDVTMKSSSSRPLEEYCHSLVSSVTPSSKYLWSTVEDNAHIGSNFISNFRSLGSTENSGDLTPNVCMKPSFPVPPSNGITHVASSLNENSIYPQLGMVGIINSVLPMKTSPLGLAKEISHTTPRFTVESIFLRPAEYEFGSDPIMTMETSSFQTVIEASAHLASNVASNVCSSNSGLEDQNYPDPVMDELLSLTQPTDVVSEITLNQSSSGPANENDIDPTPTIFTEPGSSVPAVQESAHLFSGLSSSLCKDSDLPEHDACIKQLQSLCILDDQSRLAKRMLTLPDLPYLSNSNGNQLKLNVTAQGGSKQRDCSLHQLIFKENGLPNGSKLAYRVKGEKIKTGYKFRNGLICDCCNVEMSPSQFEVHAGFHKRRQPYRHIYTSDGITLHELSIALFNSRNLTSSCSEMSCTICGTGGELVSCDGCTKSFHTGAIRSYKLRSRLILKAETDQLLCCTLCKDSSFILNVFDAKTIIFCAQCEREYHIGCLKYHGVCDLKEVPMECNWFCCEDCDVIHASLRKLVNNGENFVPYWLLSMLKRNSSLGEFADDREADIHWQILSGKYVRDDLLFHKIIGLFHEAFDPIVEGGQDLLSAMVHAEDVAGKLLGGVYCTIITVKSVIISAGLFRVFGRNVAELPLVVTHEKYRGKGYFRVLFSLVERVLYHLEVDHLIVPASKEVQSLWKDKLGFVEMAEERLQAHLKDYPLVMFETTTMLEKAVPRSF; from the exons ATGGCTAACGGCAATCAGCAAACAAAAATTTCAAAGCGTACACCTAGCGCCTACATTTCAGATGTCAAAGGTTTGCTTTCTACTGGAGTCCTAGATGGATTATCTGTGACATACAAGAAGGATGAG GGAAAGATTCATGGAATTATAAGCTTTGCTGGGTATCGGTGTGGTTGTTCCTCATGTAATTATAACAAA GTACTTTCTGCTCTTGAGTTTGAGAAGCATGCTGGGGTGACTTCAAAAAACCAAAATGATCACATATTTTTGGACAATGGTATAAGTATATATAAGCTTGTGAGAAATCTGAAGAATAGACATATCAAGCTTGGTTCACTTGATAAAGTGATAGAAAAAGAGTTTCAAATTCAACCCAATAAGGAGCATTTTGAGAATTGGAAAG CATCATTTCAAGTGAATATAAATCAGAAGGAAACAAACAAAGATGTGGATGAGACCCAACTTAATCATCTGGAAACTCGTACTGCAGATCACTCAGTTCAAGG CTTGTTTGGGGTAGCTGTAAGAAGTGGCACGAATTCAGCTCGGGATGTCACTATGAAGTCGAGCTCTTCAAGACCACTGGAAGAATACTGCCATTCACTAGTTTCAAGTGTCACTCCAAGTTCCAAATACTTGTGGTCAACTGTAGAAGACAATGCTCATATAGGTTCAAATTTTATCAGCAATTTTAGATCACTAGGATCTACAGAAAACAGTGGTGATCTAACACCAAATGTTTGCATGAAGCCTAGCTTTCCAGTGCCACCCAGCAATGGAATTACTCATGTAGCTTCAAGTCTTAACGAAAATTCCATCTACCCACAGCTAGGTATGGTAGGCATCATTAATTCGGTTCTTCCTATGAAGACTAGTCCCTTAGGGCTTGCTAAAGAAATTTCTCATACAACCCCAAGATTCACTGTGGAATCTATTTTTTTAAGGCCAGCTGAATATGAGTTTGGATCAGATCCTATTATGACCATGGAAACTAGTTCCTTTCAGACAGTTATAGAAGCAAGTGCACATCTGGCATCAAATGTTGCTTCAAATGTTTGCTCCTCAAATTCAGGTTTAGAAGATCAAAATTATCCAGATCCAGTCATGGATGAGCTGCTCTCATTAACGCAACCTACTGATGTAGTTTCAGAGATCACTTTGAATCAAAGCTCATCAGGTCCAGCAAATGAAAATGATATTGATCCAACTCCAACTATCTTTACAGAACCTGGCTCATCAGTGCCTGCTGTTCAAGAAAGCGCTCATCTTTTCTCAGGTTTATCTTCAAGTCTTTGCAAAGATTCAGATCTCCCAGAACATGATGCATGTATTAAACAGTTACAGAGCTTATGCATCTTGGATGATCAATCACGGTTGGCAAAAAG GATGTTGACATTGCCAGATTTACCTTATTTGTCAAATTCCAATGGCAACCAGCTGAAACTTAATGTTACAGCTCAAGGTGGTTCAAAGCAAAG ggATTGCAGTTTGCACCAATTGATTTTCAAGGAAAATGGTCTTCCAAATGGATCTAAATTGGCTTACCGTGTAAAGGGAGAG AAAATAAAAACAGGTTATAAATTTCGAAATGGTTTAATATGTGATTGCTGCAATGTAGAG ATGAGCCCTTCACAGTTTGAAGTTCATGCTGGATTCCATAAAAGGCGCCAACC CTACCGCCATATATATACTTCTGACGGGATAACACTGCATGAATTATCGATTGCTCTGTTTAATAGTCGGAACTTGACTTCGAGCTGCAGTGAGATGTCATGCACAATTTGTGGAACTGGTGGAGAACTGGTCAGCTGTGATGGTTGCACTAAGTCCTTTCACACAG GTGCTATCAGATCATATAAGCTTCGGTCAAGACTTATACTTAAGGCTGAAACAGATCAACTTCTTTGTTGCACCCTCTGCAA GGATAGCTCCTTCATTCTCAATGTTTTTGATGCAAAAACAATTATATTCTGTGCGCAA TGTGAAAGAGAATACCATATCGGTTGCTTAAAGTATCATGGAGTTTGTGATCTAAAG GAAGTCCCAATGGAGTGCAATTGGTTTTGCTGCGAAGATTGTGATGTAATCCATGCTTCTTTGCGAAAATTAGTCAATAATGGAGAAAATTTTGTGCCTTACTGGCTATTGAGTATGCTCAAGAGAAACAGTTCACTTGGAGAATTTGCTGATGACAGAGAAGCTGATATCCATTGGCAGATTTTAAGTGGAAAATATGTGAGAGATGATTTGCTGTTTCATAAGATCATTGGACTTTTTCAT GAAGCATTTGATCCTATAGTTGAAGGAGGCCAGGACTTACTATCTGCTATGGTTCACGC TGAAGATGTGGCAGGCAAACTGCTCGGAGGAGTATATTGTACAATCATAACTGTAAA GTCAGTCATCATATCAGCTGGTCTTTTTAGGGTATTCGGTCGGAATGTTGCAGAACTTCCATTGGTAGTCACCCATGAAAAATACCGAGGAAAG GGATACTTTCGAGTTCTATTTTCCCTAGTTGAGCGAGTACTGTATCATTTGGAAGTCGATCACCTGATAGTTCCTGCCAGCAAGGAAGTCCAGTCTCTATGGAAGGACAAGCTTGGGTTCGTAGAAATGGCAGAGGAAAGG TTGCAGGCGCATCTAAAGGATTATCCACTGGTGATGTTCGAAACGACAACCATGCTGGAGAAGGCAGTTCCTCGTTCCTTTTGA
- the LOC135677227 gene encoding histone H2B-like, with translation MAPKAEKKPAEKKPAAAEKPAEEKEKKSVAEKAPAEKKPKAGKRLPSKDGAASAGEKKKKKMKKGTETYKIYIFKVLKQVHPDIGISSKAMSIMNSFINDIFEKLAQEASRLARYNKKPTITSREIQTSVRLVLPGELAKHAVSEGTKAVTKFTSS, from the coding sequence ATGGCGCCGAAAGCTGAGAAGAAGCCGGCGGAGAAGAAGCCTGCTGCTGCTGAGAAGCCGGCcgaggaaaaggagaagaagtccGTGGCCGAGAAGGCTCCGGCGGAGAAGAAGCCTAAGGCCGGGAAGCGCCTCCCCTCCAAGGACGGCGCTGCCTCTGCCggcgaaaagaagaagaagaagatgaagaaggggACCGAGACCTACAAGATCTACATCTTTAAGGTGCTCAAGCAGGTCCACCCGGACATCGGCATCTCCAGTAAGGCCATGTCCATTATGAACTCCTTCATCAACGACATCTTTGAGAAGCTCGCTCAGGAGGCCTCCCGCCTCGCCCGCTACAACAAGAAGCCCACCATCACCTCTCGCGAGATCCAGACCTCCGTCCGACTCGTCCTCCCCGGTGAGCTTGCCAAGCACGCGGTCTCTGAGGGCACCAAGGCTGTCACTAAGTTTACCAGCTCTTGA